In Lacerta agilis isolate rLacAgi1 chromosome 8, rLacAgi1.pri, whole genome shotgun sequence, one genomic interval encodes:
- the GINS4 gene encoding DNA replication complex GINS protein SLD5 isoform X2, which translates to MAESGSGEEVLLTPAELLRSLEQEANLKRAERGDLKVSIHRMEVERIRYILSSYLRCRLRKIEKYFPHVLEKEKTRAEGEPALLSPEEFAFAKEYMANIEAHLRNVALKHMPPNLQKVDLLKSVPKPNLDSFVFLRVKERQEHILVEPETDEQREYVIDLDEDSQHLIRYQTIAPLVASGAVQLI; encoded by the exons ATGGCGGAGTCGGGCAGCGGCGAGGAGGTGCTGCTGACCCCGGCGGAGCTGCTGCGGAGCCTGGAGCAG gaGGCGAATCTGAAACGGGCCGAGAGGGGTGATCTCAAGGTCAGCATTCACCGCATGGAGGTCGAGAGGATCCGTTACATCCTCAGCAGCTACCTGCGCTGCCGCCTCCGGAAG ATTGAGAAATACTTTCCCCATGtcctggagaaggagaagactCGGGCAGAGGGGGAGCCAGCCCTCCTATCACCGGAAGAGTTTGCCTTTGCCAAAGA GTACATGGCAAACATTGAGGCTCATCTCAGAAATGTGGCCTTGAAGCACATGCCTCCCAACCTGCAGAAGGTGGATCTCCTGAAGTCTG TTCCCAAACCGAATCTGGATTCCTTCGTATTCCTGCGGGTGAAAGAGAGACAGGAGCATATCCTGGTGGAACCAGAGACTGATGAGCAGAG AGAATATGTGATTGACCTGGATGAAGACTCTCAGCATCTGATCAGATACCAAACCATTGCTCCCCtggtggcttctggggcagtTCAGCTCATCTAA
- the GINS4 gene encoding DNA replication complex GINS protein SLD5 isoform X1 produces MAESGSGEEVLLTPAELLRSLEQAWMNEKFSPELLESKSEVVDCVVEQLEHMEANLKRAERGDLKVSIHRMEVERIRYILSSYLRCRLRKIEKYFPHVLEKEKTRAEGEPALLSPEEFAFAKEYMANIEAHLRNVALKHMPPNLQKVDLLKSVPKPNLDSFVFLRVKERQEHILVEPETDEQREYVIDLDEDSQHLIRYQTIAPLVASGAVQLI; encoded by the exons ATGGCGGAGTCGGGCAGCGGCGAGGAGGTGCTGCTGACCCCGGCGGAGCTGCTGCGGAGCCTGGAGCAG GCCTGGATGAATGAGAAGTTTTCCCCTGAGCTGCTGGAGAGCAAGTCGGAAGTGGTGGACTGTGTGGTCGAGCAACTGGAGCACATG gaGGCGAATCTGAAACGGGCCGAGAGGGGTGATCTCAAGGTCAGCATTCACCGCATGGAGGTCGAGAGGATCCGTTACATCCTCAGCAGCTACCTGCGCTGCCGCCTCCGGAAG ATTGAGAAATACTTTCCCCATGtcctggagaaggagaagactCGGGCAGAGGGGGAGCCAGCCCTCCTATCACCGGAAGAGTTTGCCTTTGCCAAAGA GTACATGGCAAACATTGAGGCTCATCTCAGAAATGTGGCCTTGAAGCACATGCCTCCCAACCTGCAGAAGGTGGATCTCCTGAAGTCTG TTCCCAAACCGAATCTGGATTCCTTCGTATTCCTGCGGGTGAAAGAGAGACAGGAGCATATCCTGGTGGAACCAGAGACTGATGAGCAGAG AGAATATGTGATTGACCTGGATGAAGACTCTCAGCATCTGATCAGATACCAAACCATTGCTCCCCtggtggcttctggggcagtTCAGCTCATCTAA